In Mytilus edulis chromosome 4, xbMytEdul2.2, whole genome shotgun sequence, the following proteins share a genomic window:
- the LOC139521169 gene encoding microtubule-associated protein futsch-like: MSDSNYLIKEGEITIRCGILKQKNKRYCKLIKSDESLILNCYDSKGNTSTLKLRNKFKLSRVKGFDKVIKEFSKEFYIDVYLKKQKFSLLFSNQTETDSWYNCLQNNAQVAVGNEESSSVGDNDDDESETGFKDNVLYDSGPENTVRFDVTLKQNEDTERLGLTSTYRLYVSEVCLMLEDVVTKEAKYRWYYDALRRYGKQDNDFVIQAGRRSETGAGTFAFMYEDSSAITKSIDRLTRRRASEQLTNKLGFSQSETKKTSSNRMSEPIPRAEQSPPPTKQIVEAADNTDIKQSTKFQYPHLASSAEFKRELQDKVSGKTKSIGDLSSKSNMEIQKSKEQKNTEKEKGLVAISKSKDKKPNDKAELAVTIEENDQDSENLYDELELPLESNKVTKPLSEKADQGDNTTKKRASLSDKKHVAPETPDAHEVTEEPEEPSVYEDAQTSRQEAWKNQGTEEEEHVENYELIKAGASQNALSKPFEGVTNNEEEIDDTYDHAFQAEKNLKKENIANDSKNVYGTSSGKDILKVETEVEICDPDYECIENYEGLYSKQKCIPQSEANEDTDEGLYSKQKCIPQSESNEDCDIKLES, from the exons aaacagAAGAATAAAAGATATTGCAAACTAATTAAGAGCGATGAATCTCTGATTCTAAACTGCTATGACAGCAAAGGAAATACTAGTACATTAAAGCTTAGAAATAAATTCAAGCTTTCTCGTGTCAAAGGTTTTGATAAAGTAATAAAAGAATTTTCAAAGGAATTTTACATAGATGTTTATTTGAAGAAACAGAAATTCTCACTATTATTCTCCAACCAAACTGAAACTGACAGTTGGTACAATTGTTTACAGAACAATGCACAAGTTGCCGTTGGTAATGAAGAGTCGTCTTCTGTTggtgataatgatgatgatgagtCAGAGACAGGATTCAAAGATAATGTTTTATATGATTCTGGACCGGAGAACA ctGTTAGGTTTGATGTGACGTTGAAACAAAATGAAGATACAGAAAGACTTGGCCTGACGAGCACATACCGTCTTTATGTCTCGGAAGTGTGTCTTATGTTAGAGGACGTAGTAACAAAAGAAGCCAAGTACAGATGGTATTATGATGCATTGAGAAGATATGGTAAACAAGACAACGATTTTGTGATACAAGCCGGACGTAGGAGTGAAACAGGTGCAGGGACCTTCGCGTTCATGTATGAGGATTCCTCCGCAATCACTAAATCAATTGATAGACTTACCAGAAGGAGAGCTAGTGAACAGTTAACAAATAAACTTGGTTTTTCACAGtctgaaacaaaaaaaacatcatcaaaCCGGATGTCAGAACCCATACCAAGGGCAGAACAGTCACCTCCTCCAACAAAGCAGATAGTAGAAGCGGCAGACAATACAGATATTAAACAATCGACTAAATTTCAGTATCCTCATCTTGCCTCCTCTGCCGAATTCAAACGTGAATTACAAGATAAAGTTAGTGGTAAAACTAAATCAATCGGTGACCTTTCTAGCAAGAGTAATATGGAAATACAAAAAAGCAAAGAACAAAAGAACACAGAAAAGGAGAAAGGATTAGTagcaatttcaaaatcaaaagataaaaagcCAAATGATAAAGCGGAACTTGCAGTTACCATAGAGGAAAATGACCAGGATTCAGAAAATCTGTATGATGAGCTCGAACTTCCCCTTGAGTCGAACAAAGTTACTAAGCCTCTTTCTGAGAAAGCAGACCAGGGAGATAACACAACTAAAAAACGTGCTTCCTTAAGTGACAAAAAACATGTGGCACCCGAGACACCTGATGCACATGAAGTAACTGAGGAACCAGAGGAACCTTCAGTCTATGAGGATGCACAAACATCTCGCCAGGAAGCGTGGAAAAATCAGGGAACAGAGGAAGAAGAGCATGTGGAAAATTATGAATTAATAAAGGCTGGTGCAAGTCAAAATGCCCTAAGTAAACCATTTGAGGGAGTAACAAATAATGAAGAGGAAATCGATGATACATATGATCATGCATTCCAGGCTGAAaagaacttaaaaaaagaaaacattgcaAACGACTCTAAAAACGTTTACGGTACTTCAAGTGGAAAGGATATTTTAAAAGTAGAAACAGAGGTTGAAATTTGTGACCCAGATTATGAATGTATTGAAAACTATGAAGGcctttattcaaaacaaaaatgcattCCCCAGTCAGAAGCGAACGAGGATACTGATGAAGGCCTTTATTCAAAACAGAAATGTATTCCCCAGTCAGAATCGAACGAAGATTGTGATATAAAATTAGAAAGCTAA